A stretch of the Odontesthes bonariensis isolate fOdoBon6 chromosome 5, fOdoBon6.hap1, whole genome shotgun sequence genome encodes the following:
- the mtcl3 gene encoding microtubule cross-linking factor 3 isoform X1 has product MMNPSSADSSRQSDNASRKQQRSSSPAGLKEGTKTAQKGSNSTKPNTSKQCGGGGGGGKGSRGNSPVSTGRERQAGGAPAIRGATAVQAAGAESPTLNRSASDRGAVQVAEDYPRLVADASSPSRADPSRVVSDQPCASKSPKLRSKNPRGGEAASTTSSSKKSSKSTVGCGPGFWKEGCLQSELIQYHLNKSLGKKGTKMQAKSASPPASEPELSPEPDSPPMAPQPDQRLEDEIDRLEDENEDLKNEIEEMRAEMDEMRDTFYEEDACQLQDMRRELERANKNCRILQYRLKKAERKRLRFTETGQVDGELLRSLEQDLKVAKDVSVRLHHELENVEEKRTKTEEENEKLRQQLIEVEVTKQALQNELERAKELSLKRKGSKDGQRAERKIPQTPTEEDNEDLKCQLAFIKEEAILMRKKMAKIDKEKDRLEQELQKYRSFYGDVDSPLPKGEAGGPPTTRESELKLRLRLVEEEANILGRKIVELEVENRGLKAELDDMREDSLAAAGLDGSSRGGQQSREQGEALSELRQQLQLVEDEAELLRRNLADVEEENKKVTNELNKLKYKAGSHEAGSRHGGGGADSAKVDALQEELKAARVQINELSGKVMQLQYENRVLLSNMQRYDLASHLGIRGSPRDSDAESDGGRDDDTPSAAASSPRLLPPHRKREGPVGGESDSDEVRNIRCLTPTRSLFSPVDSRFLSRSLKDRQQMIDIRIEAERLGRTIDRLITDTSTIIAEARVYVNNGELFARLDEDEEGGRIREHELLYRINAQMKAFRKELQSFIDRLDVPKQEDKQAEEPLSMFQPIILLILILVLFSSLSYATIFKLVFLFTLFFVL; this is encoded by the exons ATGATGAACCCATCATCTGCCGATTCGTCTCGGCAGTCAGACAATGCCAGCCGGAAGCAGCAGCGATCATCTTCTCCGGCTGGCCTCAAAGAAGGAACCAAAACTGCACAAAAGGGGAGCAACTCTACTAAACCCAACACATCAAAGCAATGTGGAGGCGGTGGAGGGGGAGGGAAAGGTAGCCGAGGTAATTCCCCCGTTTCCACAGGCAGGGAGCGGCAGGCCGGAGGCGCTCCTGCCATCAGAGGCGCGACTGCTGTCCAGGCTGCTGGTGCTGAAAGCCCGACGCTGAACAGGTCCGCTTCGGACAGAGGCGCAGTCCAAGTAGCAGAAGACTACCCCCGCCTCGTCGCCGACGCCTCCTCGCCATCTAGAGCGGATCCGAGCCGCGTTGTCTCCGACCAACCCTGCGCATCCAAGTCCCCCAAATTGAGGAGCAAGAATCcgagaggaggagaggccgCCTCAACGACAAGTAGCAGCAAGAAAAGCTCCAAAAGCACAGTGGGGTGCGGGCCCGGTTTTTGGAAGGAAGGATGCCTGCAGTCCGAGCTAATACAGTATCACTTGAATAAGAGCTTGGGGAAGAAAGGAACAAAGATGCAGGCAAAGTCAGCATCTCCACCGGCATCGGAGCCGGAGCTGTCCCCCGAGCCAGACAGTCCACCGATGGCTCCACAGCCTGACCAGAGACTGGAAGATGAAATCGATAGGCTGGAAGATGAAAACGAGGAtctcaag AATGAGATTGAAGAAATGCGAGCAGAGATGGATGAGATGCGGGACACTTTCTACGAGGAGGACGCCTGCCAGCTGCAGGACATGCGCAGAGAGCTGGAGAGAGCCAACAAGAATTGTCGGATCCTTCAATACCgactaaaaaaagctgagagaaAAAGGCTTAGGTTCACAGAAACTGGCCAAGTGGATGGAGAGCTACTCAGAAGTCTGGAGCAAGACCTGAAG GTGGCAAAGGACGTGTCAGTGCGTTTGCACCATGAGCTGGAGAATGTAGAGGAGAAGAGGACAAAGACTGAGGAGGAGAATGAGAAGCTGAGACAGCAGCTGATAGAAGTGGAGGTCACCAAACAGGCCCTGCAAAATGAGCTCGAGAGAGCAAAAGAG CTCTCACTCAAGAGAAAAGGAAGCAAGGATGGCCAGAGAGCGGAGAGAAAGATTCCCCAGACCCCAACTGAG GAAGACAATGAGGATCTGAAGTGCCAGCTAGCCTTTATCAAGGAGGAAGCCATCTTGATGAGGAAAAAGATGGCAAAGATCGACAAAGAGAAGGATCGACTCGAGCAAGAGCTGCAGAAATACAGATCTTTCTATGGGGATGTGGACAGCCCTCTTCCTAAAGGCGAGGCTGGAGGGCCTCCCACCACCCGCGAATCTGAGCTGAAGCTCCGTTTACgcctggtggaggaggaggccaaCATCCTGGGGAGAAAAATTGTGGAGCTAGAGGTCGAGAACAGAGGGCTGAAGGCTGAGTTGGATGACATGAGGGAAGACAG TCTGGCAGCAGCAGGACTGGATGGCTCGAGCAGGGGAGGTCAGCAGAGCAGGGAGCAGGGCGAGGCCCTGTCTGAGCTGAGGCAGCAGCTTCAACTAGTGGAAGATGAGGCTGAACTTCTCCGCAGGAATTTAGCAGATGTGGAGGAAGAGAACAAAAAG GTGACAAATGAGCTCAACAAACTCAAGTACAAGGCTGGTTCCCATGAAGCTGGATCAAGACATGGAGgag GAGGAGCTGATTCCGCCAAAGTGGACGCACTCCAGGAGGAGCTGAAAGCAGCACGTGTGCAGATCAATGAACTGAGCGGCAAAGTCATGCAGCTCCAGTACGAGAACCGTGTGCTGCTCTCCAACATGCAGCGCTATGATCTGGCCTCTCACCTGGGCATCCGTGGCAGCCCTCGGGACAGTGATGCCGAGAGTGATGGAGGGCGGGACGATGACACGCCCtcagctgcagcttcctccCCTCGCCTCCTCCCTCCCCATCGCAAGCGCGAGGGCCCCGTTGGGGGAGAGAGTGACTCAGATGAGGTGAGGAACATCCGCTGCCTCACCCCGACACGCTCCCTTTTCTCACCTGTAGACAGTCGTTTTTTATCCAGAAGCCTGAAGGACCGGCAACAGATGATAGACATCCGCATTGAGGCGGAGAGGCTGGGCCGGACCATCGACAGGCTCATCACTGACACCAGCACTATCATTGCCGAGGCCCGAGTGTATGTCAATAATGGGGAGCTGTTTGCTCGGCTGGATGAGGATGAGGAAGGGGGCAG GATCAGAGAGCATGAGCTGCTTTACCGCATCAACGCCCAGATGAAAGCCTTCAggaaggagctgcagagcttcATAGACCGACTGGATGTCCCCAAGCAGGAGGATAAACAGGCAGAGGAGCCACTGTCT ATGTTTCAGCCAATTATTTTGCTGATCCTCAttcttgttctgttttcctCACTCTCTTACGCCACCATTTTTAAGTTGGtatttcttttcaccctgttcTTCGTTCTGTAA
- the mtcl3 gene encoding microtubule cross-linking factor 3 isoform X2 — protein MMNPSSADSSRQSDNASRKQQRSSSPAGLKEGTKTAQKGSNSTKPNTSKQCGGGGGGGKGSRGNSPVSTGRERQAGGAPAIRGATAVQAAGAESPTLNRSASDRGAVQVAEDYPRLVADASSPSRADPSRVVSDQPCASKSPKLRSKNPRGGEAASTTSSSKKSSKSTVGCGPGFWKEGCLQSELIQYHLNKSLGKKGTKMQAKSASPPASEPELSPEPDSPPMAPQPDQRLEDEIDRLEDENEDLKNEIEEMRAEMDEMRDTFYEEDACQLQDMRRELERANKNCRILQYRLKKAERKRLRFTETGQVDGELLRSLEQDLKVAKDVSVRLHHELENVEEKRTKTEEENEKLRQQLIEVEVTKQALQNELERAKELSLKRKGSKDGQRAERKIPQTPTEEDNEDLKCQLAFIKEEAILMRKKMAKIDKEKDRLEQELQKYRSFYGDVDSPLPKGEAGGPPTTRESELKLRLRLVEEEANILGRKIVELEVENRGLKAELDDMREDSLAAAGLDGSSRGGQQSREQGEALSELRQQLQLVEDEAELLRRNLADVEEENKKVTNELNKLKYKAGSHEAGSRHGGGGADSAKVDALQEELKAARVQINELSGKVMQLQYENRVLLSNMQRYDLASHLGIRGSPRDSDAESDGGRDDDTPSAAASSPRLLPPHRKREGPVGGESDSDELVFLFTLFFVL, from the exons ATGATGAACCCATCATCTGCCGATTCGTCTCGGCAGTCAGACAATGCCAGCCGGAAGCAGCAGCGATCATCTTCTCCGGCTGGCCTCAAAGAAGGAACCAAAACTGCACAAAAGGGGAGCAACTCTACTAAACCCAACACATCAAAGCAATGTGGAGGCGGTGGAGGGGGAGGGAAAGGTAGCCGAGGTAATTCCCCCGTTTCCACAGGCAGGGAGCGGCAGGCCGGAGGCGCTCCTGCCATCAGAGGCGCGACTGCTGTCCAGGCTGCTGGTGCTGAAAGCCCGACGCTGAACAGGTCCGCTTCGGACAGAGGCGCAGTCCAAGTAGCAGAAGACTACCCCCGCCTCGTCGCCGACGCCTCCTCGCCATCTAGAGCGGATCCGAGCCGCGTTGTCTCCGACCAACCCTGCGCATCCAAGTCCCCCAAATTGAGGAGCAAGAATCcgagaggaggagaggccgCCTCAACGACAAGTAGCAGCAAGAAAAGCTCCAAAAGCACAGTGGGGTGCGGGCCCGGTTTTTGGAAGGAAGGATGCCTGCAGTCCGAGCTAATACAGTATCACTTGAATAAGAGCTTGGGGAAGAAAGGAACAAAGATGCAGGCAAAGTCAGCATCTCCACCGGCATCGGAGCCGGAGCTGTCCCCCGAGCCAGACAGTCCACCGATGGCTCCACAGCCTGACCAGAGACTGGAAGATGAAATCGATAGGCTGGAAGATGAAAACGAGGAtctcaag AATGAGATTGAAGAAATGCGAGCAGAGATGGATGAGATGCGGGACACTTTCTACGAGGAGGACGCCTGCCAGCTGCAGGACATGCGCAGAGAGCTGGAGAGAGCCAACAAGAATTGTCGGATCCTTCAATACCgactaaaaaaagctgagagaaAAAGGCTTAGGTTCACAGAAACTGGCCAAGTGGATGGAGAGCTACTCAGAAGTCTGGAGCAAGACCTGAAG GTGGCAAAGGACGTGTCAGTGCGTTTGCACCATGAGCTGGAGAATGTAGAGGAGAAGAGGACAAAGACTGAGGAGGAGAATGAGAAGCTGAGACAGCAGCTGATAGAAGTGGAGGTCACCAAACAGGCCCTGCAAAATGAGCTCGAGAGAGCAAAAGAG CTCTCACTCAAGAGAAAAGGAAGCAAGGATGGCCAGAGAGCGGAGAGAAAGATTCCCCAGACCCCAACTGAG GAAGACAATGAGGATCTGAAGTGCCAGCTAGCCTTTATCAAGGAGGAAGCCATCTTGATGAGGAAAAAGATGGCAAAGATCGACAAAGAGAAGGATCGACTCGAGCAAGAGCTGCAGAAATACAGATCTTTCTATGGGGATGTGGACAGCCCTCTTCCTAAAGGCGAGGCTGGAGGGCCTCCCACCACCCGCGAATCTGAGCTGAAGCTCCGTTTACgcctggtggaggaggaggccaaCATCCTGGGGAGAAAAATTGTGGAGCTAGAGGTCGAGAACAGAGGGCTGAAGGCTGAGTTGGATGACATGAGGGAAGACAG TCTGGCAGCAGCAGGACTGGATGGCTCGAGCAGGGGAGGTCAGCAGAGCAGGGAGCAGGGCGAGGCCCTGTCTGAGCTGAGGCAGCAGCTTCAACTAGTGGAAGATGAGGCTGAACTTCTCCGCAGGAATTTAGCAGATGTGGAGGAAGAGAACAAAAAG GTGACAAATGAGCTCAACAAACTCAAGTACAAGGCTGGTTCCCATGAAGCTGGATCAAGACATGGAGgag GAGGAGCTGATTCCGCCAAAGTGGACGCACTCCAGGAGGAGCTGAAAGCAGCACGTGTGCAGATCAATGAACTGAGCGGCAAAGTCATGCAGCTCCAGTACGAGAACCGTGTGCTGCTCTCCAACATGCAGCGCTATGATCTGGCCTCTCACCTGGGCATCCGTGGCAGCCCTCGGGACAGTGATGCCGAGAGTGATGGAGGGCGGGACGATGACACGCCCtcagctgcagcttcctccCCTCGCCTCCTCCCTCCCCATCGCAAGCGCGAGGGCCCCGTTGGGGGAGAGAGTGACTCAGATGAG TTGGtatttcttttcaccctgttcTTCGTTCTGTAA